Genomic segment of Arachnia propionica:
GGCCCAGTCGTGTGCGGCGGCCCGGGTCGTGGTGGAGATCGGTCCAGGTCTTCGTGTTCGGCGCGTGTCATCAGCTTGGCCAGTTCCTCGTCGGAGAACTCGGGTCGGTGCTACCCGGGAGGGGGTTTCCTGTCCGGGATGGACACCCCCAGCGTTTCTGCAACTTTGTCGTAGCCCGTTTCGGCCTCATCCGCTCACGCCTGAGCCCGGGTATCCGAGACCTCGCGTCCCTGATTCATTCGTTTACCCACGACAACAGTGCATTGCGCAATACGAACAAGCAGAGCTCGGGCACTCGGGACATGGCATTCAGGCGAACCGTGAGGAGGAAGGATGGGGCAAACGGTGGTGAAGTGCGCTTCTCAGGAGAGGGAGACGACCAGTTTCCCGCGGACGTGACCTTTTCTCAGCTCGGTGTAGGCCTCCCGCACATCCTCGATCTCAAAGGGGTACGCGTGGGCCACGTGCACCTTGATGGCCCCCCTCGCCACGAGGTCGGCCACATGGGGGAGGTCGTCGGGCAGGGAGTCGCGCGAACCGGTCACCAGCACCTCGTTTGCGATGGCTTCCGGCGAGGGAACCAGGGTGGCGATAGCCTCGGGTGCCAGCCCGATCCCCAGGGCCAGGTCTATGTACCCGGTGCCGTGGCAGTCCAGGAACCTGGTCACCGGTGCCGGGGTCGCCGAGAGCACCCGGGATTCCAGGTTCTCGCCGTAGGCGACAGGAATTGCGCCGAGGGAGCGGACGTGATCCAGATTCTGCTCGCCGGCGATGCCGATGACGGTGGCGCCGCGGTGAACCGCGAACTGCACGGCAAGGGAACCGACCCCGCCGGAGGCTCCACTGATGACGATTGCATCGCCGGCCGAGAGCCCGAGGGTACGA
This window contains:
- a CDS encoding NADP-dependent oxidoreductase gives rise to the protein MQAVQYERFGSPEVLKMVDVATPVPGRGEIRVTVRAAGLNPLDWKVFGGMTGGDPSQLPQGVGRDYSGVVDATGEGVTDFTAGDAVLGTVRGAPGLGMTSGSLAEELVVPADWVVHKPDALGFTEAAALGVASQAAAGALRTLGLSAGDAIVISGASGGVGSLAVQFAVHRGATVIGIAGEQNLDHVRSLGAIPVAYGENLESRVLSATPAPVTRFLDCHGTGYIDLALGIGLAPEAIATLVPSPEAIANEVLVTGSRDSLPDDLPHVADLVARGAIKVHVAHAYPFEIEDVREAYTELRKGHVRGKLVVSLS